GCGACGTGCTGCGGAAAGTCGAGCTGCATCAACCGGCTCATGCGTGCCTGTGGCTCAGTCATCGTCGTCCTCCTCGGGTGCTGCGTCCAGCCTAGCCGCGCCGCAGTCCCGGCGGGCGTCCGTCGCGTCCGGCGGGCGGGGCGTTAGTCTTGCCGCATGGTCGCCAAGGACACCCAGGTCTTCATCTCCCGCGTGGTCGGCCTCCCCATCGTCGACGCCGCCGGCGACCAGGTCGGAAGGGTCAAGGACGTCGTGTGCCACCTGCGCGCCGACGGCAAGGCGCCGCGGGTGAAGGGCCTTGTCGTCGAGCTGTTCGCGCGGGCCAGGATCTTCGTCCCGATGGTCAGGGTGCACGGCATCGCCCCCACGCACGTCGCCATCCTCGGCCAGGTCGACACGCGCAGGTTCAAGCGCCGCGAGACCGAGATCCTGATCGCAGCCGACCTCCTGAACCGGGTCATCGGCAACGACCGACGCACACGGATCGCCGACATCTCCATGCACCAGGTCCGCAACCGGGAGTGGGAGCTGTCGTCGGCTGCCCTGCGTTCCACGACGCGGGTGGGCCGCTTCGGCCTCGGGGGCCGCAACGAGGCCCGCGTCGCCAGCTGGAGGGAGATCCCCGAGCTGATCCTGCGGACCGGCCGCACCCCCGCCCACTTGATCGCCGAGTTCTCCGAGATGAAGGCCGCCGACATCGCCCAGGAACTCCACGACATGGAGCCTGAGTCCCTGGCCGCGGTCGTGGAGGCGCTCGACGACGAGACCCTCGCCGAGGCCCTGGAGGAGCTGCCGGAGCACGAGCAGATCGAGCTGATCTCCGCACTGGACACGGACCGCGCCGCCGATGTGCTGGCCGAGATGGACCCGGACGATGCGGCCGACCTGATCAAGGACCTCCCCAGCGACGTGGCAGAGGACCTGCTGCAGCGGATGGAGCCGGAGGAGGCCCTCGACGTGCGTCGGCTCCTCATGTACGAGGAGTTCACCGCCGGCGGCATGATGACCCCGGAGCCGGTGATCCTCGACACCGACGCCACCGTGGCGCAGGCCCTCGCGAACGTCCGCATCGACTCGCTGACGCCCGCGCTGGCCTCCATGGTCTTCGTGACCCGTCCGCCGCTCGAGACGCCGTCGGGACGCTACATCGGCGCCGTCCACATCCAGCGCCTGCTGCGCGAGCCCCCGACGACTCTCGTCGCCACCCTGCTCGACGAGGGGCTGGAGCCGCTGCCGCCCGATGCTCCGCTCGCGCTGGTGAGCCGGTTCTTCGCGACCTACAACCTCGTGGTCGCCCCCGTCGTCAACGCGGAGGGCCATCTCGTGGGCGCCGTGACGGTCGACGACGTCCTCGACCACATGCTGCCGGACGACTGGCGCGGCGATCAGATGGACGAGATCGACGCGGACGAGTTCGACGAGGTGAGCCGTGGCTGAGCGCAACCCGCTGTCGCAGCCGGGGCGGCGGCGCTGGCTGCCGCGGGTGTCGCTCGACTCGGAGACGTTCGGCCGTTTCGCCGAGAGCGTGGCCAGCTTCATGGGAACGGCCACGTTCCTGGTCTACATGACGGTCTTCGTCGTGCTGTGGATCCTGTTCAACGTCGTCGGCATCTTCGGGTTCCGCTGGGACGCGTATCCCTTCATCCTGCTGAATCTCTTCTTCTCGACGCAGGCCTCCTATTCGGCGCCGCTGATCCTGCTGGCGCAGAACCGGCAGGAGCGCCGCGACCAGGTCAGCTTCGACGAGGACCGCCGCATCGCGGCCCAGTCCAGGGCCGACATGGACTTCCTGGCCCGGGAGATCGCGGCGATCCGGATGAGCCTCGGCGAACTGGCGACCAGGGACTTCGTCCGCGGCGAGCTGCGCAACGAACTGCGCGACCTGGCGGAACGCCTGGAGCAGGCCACGGACGAGGAGGAGCAGAAGTGAGCAGGGAGATCTCGCCGGACCAGGTGTCGGAGCTGCGGGAGCCGGCCGGCGACATCCGCTGGTACGGCGTCGTGCTGCTGGTCGGGCACGTGGCGCTACTCGTGCTGGGAGCGGTGTCGCTGTGGCGGATCGCCGGCGGCTGGTGGATCGGCGCCGCCGCGGCGGCCGTCTTCGTTCTCGCCTACGCGGCAAGCTGGCGGTTCTGGCTGGCGCCGGGCGCCCGCGGCAGGCTCGGCTACAAGGAGCGGCTCACCGTGACCATGGTCGTGGGCCCGGCCGTCGTCGTCCTCGGCAGCCTGGCGGGCCTGTGGCTGCCCGCGCTGATCGCCACGAGCGTGGTGCTGCTGGGCGACGCCCTCAACGAGCGCTCCGCCTGAGCCTGGCGCCCCGACCGGAAGGTGGGGCGCCGCGGCGGCCGCGCTAGAGTCGACCCCGTGACCGAGAATCCCCTGCTCCCCCTGCTGCGTGCGGCACTCCACGAGGTCGAGGACCCCGAGATCCGCCGCCCCATCACCGACCTGGGCATGGTCGACGACCTCCGCGTCGACGACGCCGGCGCCGTCTTCGTGCGTGTCCTGCTGACCGTCTCCGGCTGCCCGATGCGCTCCGAGATCACGACCCGCGTCACTGACGCGGTGAGCCGGGTCGAGGGCGTGACCGGCGTGGACGTCGAGCTCGGCGTCATGAACGACGAGCAGCGCGAGGCCATGCGCACCATGCTGCGCGGCGGCCAGACGGAACGGGTGATCCCGTTCGCCCAGCCGGGCAACCTGACCCGCGTGCTCGCCGTCGCCTCCGGCAAGGGCGGCGTCGGAAAGTCGTCCGTGACCGTCAACCTGGCGCTGGCGCTGGCCAAGCAGGGCCGCAGCGTCGGCATCCTCGACGCCGACATCTACGGCCACTCCATCCCCGACCTGCTTGGCCTCGGCGACGCGCGCCCCACCGTCGTCGACGACATGATCATGCCGGTGCCCGCCGTCGGCGGCCTGAAGGTGATCTCCGTCGGCATGCTGAAGCCGTCGCGCGACCAGGTGGTCGCCTGGCGCGGCCCGATCCTGGACCGGGCGCTCACACAGCTCCTGAGCGACGTGTACTGGGGCGACCTGGACTACCTGCTGCTGGACCTGCCGCCCGGCACCGGCGACGTCGCCATGTCGCTCGGTCAGAAGATCCCGAAGTCCGAGGTCATCGTCGTCACCACCCCGCAGACCGCGGCCTCCGAGGTGGCGGAGCGGGCCGGCACGATGGCGCACATCCTCGAGCAGCGGGTCCTCGGCGTGGTCGAGAACATGAGCTGGCTGGAGAGCCGCTGTCCCCACTGCGAGGAGACGCACCGCATGGAGCTGTTCGGCTCCGGGGGCGGCCTGACGGTTTCCGAGGCCCTCACCGATCGTCTCGTCTACGACGTGCCGCTGCTCACGCAGGTCCCGTACGACGAGGCGCTGCTGGCCGGCGGTGACCGGGGCGTCCCGATCGTGGAGTCGAATCCCGATCACCCCGCCGCCGCGGCGCTGCTGGGGCTGGCCGAGTCTGTTGCCGCGTCGCGGCAGGGGCTGCTGGGTCAGCGGCTGCCGCTGTCCACCCCGTAGGGCTGCCGCCTACGTCGCCTCGGTGTCGAAGGGTGACGCCACCGGCTTCGTCGGCCCGGCCTCCAGCGCCGGGGCCGACGAGGCCGACGGGCCCGCGCCGACATCCTTGAGGTTGGCGGCCTTCTCCACGTCCTTGGACGACTGCTTGAGCAGGTCCTGGGTCTCCTTGAGTTCGCGCTTGGCCTCGTCGAGCAGGGCGACCTCGTCGCGCAGCTGCTTCGAGATGAACGTCTTCGGGTTCAGGTCCTTCAGCTCGAGATCGGCGTACTCGGGGCCGAGCTCCGTGCTGAGCGTCGTCTTGGCGTTGTTCGCGATGTCGCGGAAGTAGACGAACAGGCGCGCGGCCTTGCGCGAGTACTGCGGGAGCTTCTCCGGGCCGAACATGACGACGGCAAGGACAAGGATGATGATGAGGTCTACCCCGTCGATGCCGAACAACACGAGTGCAAGGGTACCCGGCCGGGCGGGTGTCAGCCCACCCGGATCAGACGCTGGAGCCCGGCGACGATCTTCTCCCCCAGGCTGGGGTCGTAGTCGGCCGGTGCCGGGAGCCCTGCGCAGATCTCCCTGAGCAGCGCGCGGGAGCCGTTGGTCGACACCCACACCGTCGCGGGGCCCGCCTGCCACAT
The DNA window shown above is from Tessaracoccus defluvii and carries:
- a CDS encoding DUF1003 domain-containing protein; its protein translation is MAERNPLSQPGRRRWLPRVSLDSETFGRFAESVASFMGTATFLVYMTVFVVLWILFNVVGIFGFRWDAYPFILLNLFFSTQASYSAPLILLAQNRQERRDQVSFDEDRRIAAQSRADMDFLAREIAAIRMSLGELATRDFVRGELRNELRDLAERLEQATDEEEQK
- a CDS encoding magnesium transporter MgtE N-terminal domain-containing protein, whose amino-acid sequence is MVAKDTQVFISRVVGLPIVDAAGDQVGRVKDVVCHLRADGKAPRVKGLVVELFARARIFVPMVRVHGIAPTHVAILGQVDTRRFKRRETEILIAADLLNRVIGNDRRTRIADISMHQVRNREWELSSAALRSTTRVGRFGLGGRNEARVASWREIPELILRTGRTPAHLIAEFSEMKAADIAQELHDMEPESLAAVVEALDDETLAEALEELPEHEQIELISALDTDRAADVLAEMDPDDAADLIKDLPSDVAEDLLQRMEPEEALDVRRLLMYEEFTAGGMMTPEPVILDTDATVAQALANVRIDSLTPALASMVFVTRPPLETPSGRYIGAVHIQRLLREPPTTLVATLLDEGLEPLPPDAPLALVSRFFATYNLVVAPVVNAEGHLVGAVTVDDVLDHMLPDDWRGDQMDEIDADEFDEVSRG
- a CDS encoding Sec-independent protein translocase subunit TatB, with the protein product MLFGIDGVDLIIILVLAVVMFGPEKLPQYSRKAARLFVYFRDIANNAKTTLSTELGPEYADLELKDLNPKTFISKQLRDEVALLDEAKRELKETQDLLKQSSKDVEKAANLKDVGAGPSASSAPALEAGPTKPVASPFDTEAT
- a CDS encoding Mrp/NBP35 family ATP-binding protein, with the protein product MTENPLLPLLRAALHEVEDPEIRRPITDLGMVDDLRVDDAGAVFVRVLLTVSGCPMRSEITTRVTDAVSRVEGVTGVDVELGVMNDEQREAMRTMLRGGQTERVIPFAQPGNLTRVLAVASGKGGVGKSSVTVNLALALAKQGRSVGILDADIYGHSIPDLLGLGDARPTVVDDMIMPVPAVGGLKVISVGMLKPSRDQVVAWRGPILDRALTQLLSDVYWGDLDYLLLDLPPGTGDVAMSLGQKIPKSEVIVVTTPQTAASEVAERAGTMAHILEQRVLGVVENMSWLESRCPHCEETHRMELFGSGGGLTVSEALTDRLVYDVPLLTQVPYDEALLAGGDRGVPIVESNPDHPAAAALLGLAESVAASRQGLLGQRLPLSTP